The Patagioenas fasciata isolate bPatFas1 chromosome 21, bPatFas1.hap1, whole genome shotgun sequence genomic sequence CTCAGGGCACATAGTTGTGGtttctggggtgctgtggggtgtcgGAGGAGCGGGTGCTGATGGGTGCCCATCCTGCTGTCCTGCCAGGGTTCCTGGGCGAAGGCGATGCCATCACCAAAGCCATCCAGGACGCGCGGCAGCTGCTGCACGGCCACAGCGGAGCCCTGGAGGGATCGCTGAGCAACCCCTACCGCAAGGTGAGGCTGCCCGCCGGGGTCCCCGTCCCCCTCGCCGTCCCCCATCGCAGCCAGAGCCGGGTGTCTGCCCACGGGCAGGTTCCTGCCTCAGAACTGGTTCCTGACTCTCCGCTTTCCCACAGGACCACGTCGGGATTGATTCTTCCCCCGGGAAGGAGCGGATGGAGGAGACCCCCGCGCAccggctggacgaggctctgctGACCTGCGAGATGGACGGTGAGATGGACGGGAGCAccgtggggtgacccccccagctCGTCCCTTCCTCCGGCTCCTGACCCGGCGTTTCTCTCGCAGGCTCCCGGCACTTCCCCGAGTCCAGGAACAACAACCACATCAAGCGGCCCATGAACGCCTTCATGGTGTGGGCAAAGGACGAGAGGAGGAAGATTCTGCAGGCCTTCCCGGACATGCACAACTCCAGCATCAGCAAGATCTTGGGTGAGTGCCGGGGATGGCAGCGGGGGGCTGGAGCAGGACCCCCCAGTGCATCCCCACAGGGGACCGGCTGCTCACTTCGCTCGTCCTCAGCCACCATGGataggggacacccccaggatgATGCTACTTGTAGCACCGCTCTTGGAGATGGTGAGCGCATCTCACCCGCCGCCCCGCCAGCAGCAGTCCCGCTGTGGCTCTCGGTCACACCAGCCATTCCCCGTGGCCGTGTTACTATTAAAAACCAGCGGTGCGGTCAATTGAACTGaatctcgagggtctcttccagcccaaacgattctgtgattctatgacccctCTCTGCGCAGGCTCCCGCTGGAAGTCCATGACCAACCAGGAGAAGCAGCCCTACTACGAGGAGCAAGCCCGGCTGAGCCGGCAGCACCTGGAGAAATACCCGGACTACAAATACAAGCCCCGACCCAAACGCACCTGCATCGTGGAGGGGAAGCGGCTGCGTGTGGGCGAGTACAAGGCGCTGATGAGGAACCGGCGGCAGGACGCCAGGCAGGGCTACTTGATAGGGTaacacaccccttccccccaaGCAAGGGGGTCCCCGAGATGCCCATGGAAGGGGCTACCCCGGGGAGCACCCCGACACCCCAAGCGGTGATCGCGTTCCCCTGTCCCGCAGGCCCCAGGGCAGCCAGCTGCCCCCCGGCTCCTCGGACGTGCTGTACCCGCGGGCGGTGGGGATGCCGCTGGCGTCCCCGCTGGTGGAGCACTACCTGCCCCGCGGCGCCGAGCCCGCCATGCCCGTCATCGTCAACACCCGCAGCCTCAAGGAGGGCGACGGCGGCGGCGACGACGGGCACTTGGTGGCCGATGGCGAGATGTACCGCTAcagcgaggaggaggactcgGAGGGCGAGGACAAGAGCGATGGCGAGCTGGTAGTGCTGACGGACTGAGGGGGGCTGGCGTGGCGGCTGCCACCAAAAAGGCGGTGACAGCATCCCCCGATGGGACGGGACTCAGCCAACCggctgggctgggagcagaggggagctgctgcctgcctgcacGTGGGTGCCATAAAGGTAGCACCCAGTATTTTGGGGAGGGTGATGGGCACTGCATGGGGCCATGGCTGGGACATGCCAACCCCACTGGGCAAGATGgtgggggcacagggagctgaggcCACCTGGCCTGGGGATGGGGTGCCACAGCTGCTGAGCTGTCACCCCCACGCAGCCACGGGAGGGACCTGAGGGTGTCAGGGTGTGGGAAAACCTCCCGAGCATCTCCCAGCCCTCCCGCACCCGTGGGGCTCTGCAGAGTGGCTGCCACCCCCGCTGctggggacacgggatggggacaCGCTTGTCCCTTGCTCAGCCCGGTCTGACCTCTCTGCCGTGTTTCCCACTCGGTCTTTAGAGCCTGCCAGCAAATTCCCACCCAGCCGTTTTTAGCTCCTCCTGGCCCGAGCACCAGTAAAAGCTCCAAGGAGCCCTTTGTGCTCCTGGCAGCTCTGGCCCACTTTGTAAATAAAGGGGGTGCCTGTACCCCAGCCCTCGCCAGCCCCTGTCCCGGGCACAAGCCCTGGCCATGGTGGGCACGTGTCCCACCCGTTCTGGGCACCTCTCCCCGCCATGCCCGGCTCTGCGAGCTGCTATGgtgacctgcaccccaaaaacaaCAGCCATAAAACTAATGAACAAAAATCGAAAAAAATTACCTGGTTCTGATCGGAGCTCAGCCTGGAGGTGTCAGGGGCGCAGCGTGGCTGTGTGTCCGGCAGTCCATGCAGTGTCCGGCTGTCCATGCGCGGTGTCTGTGCACCTCCCTGTGGCAACAGCCAGAAACAGGCACGGTGGCTCTGGCTGCAGCCGCAGCCTCTGGTCCGGCACCGTGGGGCCACTGccggggtgcaggaggagctgggggtgtccagccccagggtgggggtgctgcaGCATCAGGACTCGGGTGCTgctcccctgcaccccagggctgctcGTGGGACAGCGTTTATCCAAGGGGGCATCccgcctcctctcctctctttcccttCATCAGTGCTTTATTTATTCCCCCCCATGCTGCTGGGGCcggggtccctggggagggggTGCCAGCTCCCAGGGCGGGGGGCTGGATGCAGATGTACCCAACAAAGACGcagctcttcctctctttttttttaacttctcttttttttttttttaaagactgtaaATATAGATAGAGCTTTATTTTGTTAATAAGATGATGAGTAACTTAACCTGTATATTTCACATACTTGTTTACAATTGCCCCCCTGCCCCCATCCCTTGGCACAATAAAGATGACTTTTTGGAGCAGAGATCTGGGTCTGGACTTtcccagcctgggctgggctgggatcTCTCACCCCAGGCAGTCAGATCATAGATGGGGGTGCCTGTTCCCCCTTCCCTGCCCCTCTTCCAGCACAGCCCCCTCCTAAGGCTCTTGCTCCCTGGGATGTTTTCCCCTGTGCCATTTCCAAGCCCTTTCTCCTGCCCTGCCCGCCCACGGGGGCTCCCAGGctgctcccctctccttcccacctCTCACCTGTGTTTCCTCAAGGTGTCACCCCAGTGGCTGCAGATTTGGGGTTCACCCTGTTCTGGGGGGTGCCCGCTGCAGCCATGCGCTCCAGCCTGCCCTGGGGGGGCTGCCAGGACACCCACGATGCCCATGGGGGAGCAGCTCCGCAGGAGGCTCTTGCAAACCACGGGGACAAGGACAAGCCACggcagctgctgccagcagggCAGAGGCAGCGAGCGCTGGGTGCAAACACCCTCCCGGGCTGAACGgctcctgctcccctgcagcaCCCCAAGGGGGGCTGAACCCCCAGAAGAAGGGCTgggtgcaccccagatcctgtgggtgctgcccctgctccaaGTCCTGCCCCAGTCCCCACAGACCTGCCATCTCCCATTTCCAGCTACCAGCAGCTTTTATTTTTGCACCAAACGAACACAAGATGTAACACCAGTCCCGGTTCTTGCTGGGGCAGGGTCCTGTGCCCGTGTGGAGGGAACGGCCACCGCGTCCTCGAACCCCTCGCTGGGCAGCCAAGGCAGGGGCAGAGGGGTCCGATTCCACCTCCCAACTGATGCACAACCACTGTCGAGAGCTGGACGGTGCTCAGTAGGCCAGGGTCACCCTCACATTGCAATGAAGCTGTGCCCGGTGGGTCAGCCCCATTCAACCTCCTGCCGGGGGGTCCCACGCAGGGACACAGCCTCGAGAGGGCCTGGGGGAAGCAGGGGAAGGCAGAGCTGGGAGCTCCAAGGGAAGCCGCGGTGGGACAGGAAGGGGGTGCAGGCACCCAGTACCCCCAGCACAATCCTGCTGGTCCTGAGCCCACGCGGCTCACGGCCATCGCTGCCCGTGCGAGGCGGAGCGCAGCAGCACTCGCCCCTCCTCGAAAAGGGTCCCGTGTTCAGGGGCGGCTCCAAGCCCAGGATCAATATGGACCCAAAAAAGGTGCTGGTTTGGGGGGTGGgagccccagcagcactgggcgAGAGGGGACAGAGGGAGCAGCGAAGGCAACAGGCACAGCGTGAGCAGCAAAAGCAACCGGGCAGCTCTGGGGGCTCCTGAGCAGATGGGGCGACCCAGTTCCCCCCTTGGAACAGCACAAGGGGAACAAGCTGGGTGCCAGGCCAAGCAGCACAGACCTGCTGAGCACCAGGGCTCAGCGTTAAGGCGATGGTAAAGGCTTCCTCACGGAGGCAGGGGCCTCTCCGAGGCCATGgtcctctccagcatctcatggtCCAGTTTCAGGTGTGTCCAGCGTCTCCTTTAATCACTGGGTCCGAGCTCCTCCGCCCCGTCCCACCGGCAGGACCTGCCCTCGCCCCCGccgggctggggaaggggcgagGGGGATGCGAGGGCTGTGGATGCAGCGAGTACAAAATAGCTCAGGGTCTCACGGAGCCGGAGACGCTATTTGGAGATCTGCAGGGCTGTGACCACCTGCTTCATCTTGAAGTACTGTTTAAACCTAAGCTTTGCATATCTGCCAAGAGAGGAGACAGGGACAGACATGAGACACTTGTGGCCCAGCCCTGTGTCCCACATGGAGGGACGACTGGGATCCTTCTTGCTCCAGTCATTTAACACTGGGAGCAAATGTCCCCCGGCCCCAGTGGACTCACCTTAAGAAGTTAAAATCTATGGTAGAATATTTATCCTGGATGAGACCCCAGCATGCCCAGAGGAAATGGGATGCCTGCAGCAGAGAAAACAAGGACCAGAAATGGACACAGCACCCCTGCGCCTCTCCTGCCCGAGGGCTCGGTGCCTCCCAGGTACAGCCGAGCTCCGGCCCCGGAACCCCCAGgctggaacctgcagccccatcctCACCCGCTGAGCTGCAGCACgaagccccagctcccccaaaaATCCACTCCATGTGCAGCCCCCGAGAGAGCCTGGGTCCTTCCTGCCTCCCCACTCACCAAAGAAAACTTGTTCACTTGCACGTAGAGAACCTGCAGCTCCTCCTCGGACACCCCCGTTCCTCCCCGCTCCCCCTGGGTGAGCTGCTTGTACGCCTGCAGGTAGGAGCGCAGCCACTGCAGCTGTGTCTCCTTGCCGGGGTAGAGCTGATAATCCACCTCCTTCACACCTGCAAGGGAGCGGGTCATGGGATTGAATTTAAAAtcaccaccccttgtcctgttgcaacaggccctgctcagaagtctgtccccttctttcttatcagccccttttaagtacagaaaggctgcaacaaggtctccccagagcttctcttctccaggctgaacacccccagctGCCTCCTCCATCCCCAGGGTGACATCCTTTGGTGACACAGGGAGGAGCCCAACTCACCTGCGAACTCATTGAAGTGGTTTCCAATGTCGTAAGCCTGGTAGTTGTAGCCAGTGTACTCGTAGTCTATGAAGTGAACGTGCTCTGCAGGGGGAAAggcgggggctgtggggtggaccccagccctggggagcggGGCGAGGGACAGACCCTCCACCAGGCACGCGAAGCCACTGCCACCGACCTCGTGTGCTGTCGTAGATGATGTTCTTGCAGAGCACGTCGTTGTGACACAGCACGACGGGGGATCCCAGCTGCGAGAGCGTGTCCTGCATCCAGGCCACCTCGTGTTCCAGCATCTCCAGGCTGGGCACGTCCTGCTGGaggctggggaggggatggggggattCACTTCTGCCCACGAGAAACCTCCCTTGGGAGCACAGGGGCAGCATGGCCCTTGTTTCCCCATGTATTTCATAAACAAACTCACTGGTGACACCAAGTGAGGGCTAACAAGGTCATTTTCGGTGGGGTAGCCAGGTTTGGTACCCAGGGCGTCCACTGGCAGATGCTGACACCTGCATCCGTTCCCCAAACCCACCCAACCAGCCACCGAGCGCCCATCGCTCAGTCCCAAAGCACCCGACAGAACCCAGGCAACGGGAATGTTTTGGTCTCTGCCAGGCTGTGTGCCCTCTCCCCAACCTCACAAGTTCCAGTTCCAAGAAGAGAGCTGGTTAATGATTACTTAATGAGCTGCACCGAAGGTGCAATCGTGGGTAAAGTCTGCCTGCAGCTGGGTGAGTACTGAGAAAAGCTCCATGTCCTGCCCCTGCTGCTCAGGGAACAGGTTAATTATTCGCTTGCCTCCGGGTTCATTCACCTCCACCACCTCTTGGGGCTGCCCGCGTCCTTCCCAGCCGTCCCAGCTCTCACCCGGAATGAACCCCGGCTCCCAGAAACGCGATGAGCTGGTTGGAATTGGCAACTGGCTGCTTTAATCTATCCCGAGTTTCCAACATCCCCTCTAACGTCAGCTCAACCTTGCTGTTCAGATCCTTGCCATGAGAAGGGCTTGAGCTTCGGCTTGTTCTAGGGAGGGCTTAAAAGCCAGGCTAGATTTGCAGGGAGGGGGATTATTACAGCAGGTGAGAGCCGGATCCTGCCTGGGCGCCGTACAGACCCAACCCAGAGCTGTCCCTGCCCCGGATGGGCAGGAGGAAACGTGCTGAACACAGAGATGCTCCTGGGCCTTGGCCAATGAGTTCACTCACGAGGGGATCGTGATCCAAAGGTGCCCACACAGCCGGATCCAGCCCCGACCCCAGCCCCAATCCCACTGAGGCTTTACCTGCACACTGGGGCTCTTCCCCTTAGAGATGGGCGGGCAGCGGATGCCCAAGCCAGAGCCTGGCTCTTTGGGATCCCTCTGCCTTTACCTGGGGTTGGATACCTTTGGGCTGAGCTCCGTCTTCACGAGGGTGAGGTATTTGTGCAGCTTGTGCCAGAGGATGGGCTTGCGGAGGCTCCCGCTGGCGTGGATGGCGTGGACCCGGGCCATctcctgggccaccagcctgGAAGGAGGCACAGACCAGGAGGTGGCCGTGCAGCACCAGGGCTCCTCAAAACCAGCCCCAAGACATCTCCAGAGGGGTTCCCCAAGAAGCCACGTTTATAAATGCAGGTTCAGCACAGCTGGAACTCCCCTGCACCTCAG encodes the following:
- the ETNK2 gene encoding ethanolamine kinase 2 isoform X2, with the translated sequence MASQRRAAPPRGRRPRGSPRHMGRGSGRAELAMAGPPGRCPDCAGPERGGGGAPPAVPLLDIAVDEGDVLPGALRLMRELRPGWEPGRVKTKLFTDGITNKLVACYTDEGMADAVLVRVYGRKTELLVDRETELRNFQVLRAHGCAPDLYCAFQNGLCYQFLPGIALGPSHVRDPCIFRLVAQEMARVHAIHASGSLRKPILWHKLHKYLTLVKTELSPKVSNPSLQQDVPSLEMLEHEVAWMQDTLSQLGSPVVLCHNDVLCKNIIYDSTREHVHFIDYEYTGYNYQAYDIGNHFNEFAGVKEVDYQLYPGKETQLQWLRSYLQAYKQLTQGERGGTGVSEEELQVLYVQVNKFSLPSHPPRPFPSPAGARAGPAGGTGRRSSDPVIKGDAGHT
- the ETNK2 gene encoding ethanolamine kinase 2 isoform X1 is translated as MASQRRAAPPRGRRPRGSPRHMGRGSGRAELAMAGPPGRCPDCAGPERGGGGAPPAVPLLDIAVDEGDVLPGALRLMRELRPGWEPGRVKTKLFTDGITNKLVACYTDEGMADAVLVRVYGRKTELLVDRETELRNFQVLRAHGCAPDLYCAFQNGLCYQFLPGIALGPSHVRDPCIFRLVAQEMARVHAIHASGSLRKPILWHKLHKYLTLVKTELSPKVSNPSLQQDVPSLEMLEHEVAWMQDTLSQLGSPVVLCHNDVLCKNIIYDSTREHVHFIDYEYTGYNYQAYDIGNHFNEFAGVKEVDYQLYPGKETQLQWLRSYLQAYKQLTQGERGGTGVSEEELQVLYVQVNKFSLASHFLWACWGLIQDKYSTIDFNFLRYAKLRFKQYFKMKQVVTALQISK